In a single window of the Drosophila subpulchrella strain 33 F10 #4 breed RU33 chromosome X, RU_Dsub_v1.1 Primary Assembly, whole genome shotgun sequence genome:
- the LOC119556444 gene encoding ethanolamine kinase produces the protein MGTETKSNSYTGQISTSGGNPKVMKDSLSLVRQTVNQQSQSNQVQNQLNSNSNSQSYPNESENENEHELNSRDIRAKQEDKSRKEAIVPFVPVFVEEADVIQGAKELLKVIRPTWDLSHVEFKSFTDGITNKLVGCFHKEISKLRDENGGSYIPIKTQGLSPVQSEDPVIIEKDDDQFTDELATDDGTPVQYSDNVVLVRIYGNKTDLLIDRKAETQNFLLLHTYGLAPSLYATFKNGLVYEYVPGTTLNTDSVLCPEIWPLVARRMAEMHRKVRKHGESSAAKPMPMIWKKTQSFLDLVPERFSDAEKHKRVKETFLPIGRLREEFNKLYEYLEALDSPIVFSHNDLLLGNVIYTQSLKTVNFIDYEYADYNFQAFDIGNHFAEMCGVDEVDYSRYPKREFQLKWLRVYLEEYLQRSHIQNEEVELLYVQVNQFALASHIFWTVWSLLQAEHSTIDFDYVGYAFLRYNEYLARKDEFLSLTAAKNNK, from the exons ATGGGCACAGAAACCAAGAGCAACAGTTACACAGGACAGATTTCAACAAGTGGCGGCAACCCCAAAGTGATGAAAGATTCTTTATCCTTAGTTCGTCAGACGGTCAATCAGCAATCGCAATCGAACCAGGTCCAGAACCAAttgaattcaaattcaaattcccAATCGTATCCAAACGAGAGCGAAAACGAAAACGAGCACGAACTAAATTCGCGTGATATTCGAGCAAAACAGGAGGACAAATCGAGAAAAGAGGCGATTGTTCCCTTTGTCCCCGTATTTGTTGAAGAGGCCGACGTGATTCAAGGGGCCAAGGAACTGTTGAAGGTTATTCGACCGACCTGGGACCTCAGCCACGTCGAGTTTAAG AGTTTTACCGATGGAATCACAAACAAACTGGTCGGATgtttccacaaagagatctcCAAATTGAGAGATGAGAACGGCGGATCGTATATACCCATCAAGACCCAGGGTCTGTCGCCAGTTCAGTCGGAGGATCCAGTCATCATCGAGAAGGACGATGATCAGTTCACAGACGAGCTGGCAACTGACGACGGTACACCTGTACAGTACTCCGATAACGTAGTGCTCGTGAGGATATATGGTAACAAAACGGACCTACTGATAGATCGCAAGGCGGAGACGCAAAACTTTCTTCTACTGCATACGTACGGCCTAGCGCCATCGCTGTATGCGACGTTCAAGAACGGCCTCGTCTACGAATACGTACCTGGAACCACCCTGAATACGGACAGTGTGCTCTGTCCAGAGATTTGGCCCTTGGTCGCCCGTCGCATGGCCGAGATGCATCGCAAGGTGAGGAAGCACGGGGAAAGTTCGGCGGCCAAACCAATGCCGATGATATGGAAGAAGACGCAGAGCTTTCTCGATTTAGTACCTGAACGTTTTAGTGATGctgaaaaacacaaaag AGTGAAAGAAACGTTTCTACCTATCGGCCGCCTGCGCGAGGAGTTCAACAAGCTATATGAATACCTTGAGGCTCTGGACAGTCCGATTGTCTTCTCCCACAACGACCTTCTGCTGGGCAATGTCATCTACACACAGAGCCTGAAAACCGTCAACTTTATCGACTACGAGTATGCCGACTACAATTTCCAGGCCTTTGACATTGGCAATCACTTTGCGGAGATGTGCGGCGTGGATGAGGTCGACTACTCCCGCTACCCGAAGCGCGAATTCCAGCTAAAGTGGCTGAGGGTCTACCTAGAGGAGTACCTCCAGCGCAGCCACATTCAGAACGAGGAAGTGGAGCTGCTGTACGTCCAGGTCAATCAGTTTGCGCTGGCATCGCATATCTTCTGGACGGTGTGGTCCCTGTTGCAAGCTGAGCATTCCACTATCGATTTCGACTACGTTGG CTACGCATTTCTTCGTTACAATGAATACTTGGCTCGAAAGGACGAGTTTTTGTCATTGACTGCAGCAAAGAACAATAAGTGA